ATCACTATCTATAACGTCATCACTCACACCGTTAACGTGAATAAGGACTGGACGACATGAAAAGCCTTTTGGACGCTTTAGTGTATCTATTTTCTTTTGTACTTCTTGTATTATTGAATGACCGATTTTATTTTTTGAGAATTTGATTTCGCAAATGTAGAGTGTGTTAAACCTTGTTTGAATCATGTAATCAATTTGACAACCAGCACCTGTCTTCCTCTGAAAAAATGGATTTTCGCTTACTATTCCATCAATTCTCAAGATATTATGTATGCTCTTTCTATTGTTAAGCACCAAATTTTCAAACTGAAGTCCAATAATTGTATGCCACTCTGGTAGAGATGTAAGTAACCCTATAGAGTAGGTGTCGCGATTAATTTTTCCTAGATTTTTTTCAATATATTTTAGATAAAACCTTAAATAATTATCTTGAAGTCTGTACTTCCTGAGTCGTGAATCAGTACCCGTTTTTATATCCCAAGTGTGATCCTTTGCAATAAAACCGGCAAGCTCGAGCTCATATAGATACTCAGAAATGCGTCCGTGTCTTGCAATGTTTAAAGCAGTACAAATTTCTTCCTGTTCTTTAGCTCCAGTAGAAAGAGCTCTCACTACTTGCTTATAAAAAGCTGTTTTTCGCATGAATAGATCTGAAAATATTTGGTCAAACTCCTCAACTAAAAACCCACCTTTTGTAAAACAAAGCTTTTTAATATTTTCTTCAGTACCATGTTTAAAATTTACCTCTTCTAAATATTTTGGAATTCCACCGGTTACTGCAAGCACCTTAAACTTTTCGTATGCTGAAATATTTTTTGGCCAAAATTCATTGCAATCAGAAAGTGATAACTCCCCGAGTGTTAAAGTCAACGATATTCTTCCTACAAAACCAGTACTACTAAGTATATTTTTTTCAATCCAGGATGAAGCTGATCCACAGACAACAAAAATTAGCTTGTTATTATTTTTTAGCTGTGTATCCCAAAAATTCTTTATTTTGCCTAAAAAAGTTGGATCTTTTGAGCCCATCCAAGAAATTTCATCAAGGAGCAATAATATTTTGCCAGATAGTAAACGTTCACCAACTGCCCATAGTAAGTCACTCCAGTCGTCATATCTAGCAAAAGATGTATTAAATTGTCTAGCAACTTGTCTAGAAAATTCATTAAGTTGGTGGGATGTTGTAGTATGCTTTTCTGGCGGCAAACCTATAAATGAGTAATATTGCTCGAAATGCTTACCAAACTCTTGAATTAAACGACTTTTTCCTATACGACGCCTTCCTTTGACTACTACAAAAGATGCAGTGTTTTTTTCCGTAAGCTCCAGCAGTTGCTTCAACTCGGTTTGCCTACCAATAAATGATGGAGACATAAAATACAAAATATAAATCTTTGTCTCCATTATACACAATGA
This genomic interval from Wolbachia endosymbiont (group A) of Rhinocyllus conicus contains the following:
- a CDS encoding AAA family ATPase, with the protein product MSPSFIGRQTELKQLLELTEKNTASFVVVKGRRRIGKSRLIQEFGKHFEQYYSFIGLPPEKHTTTSHQLNEFSRQVARQFNTSFARYDDWSDLLWAVGERLLSGKILLLLDEISWMGSKDPTFLGKIKNFWDTQLKNNNKLIFVVCGSASSWIEKNILSSTGFVGRISLTLTLGELSLSDCNEFWPKNISAYEKFKVLAVTGGIPKYLEEVNFKHGTEENIKKLCFTKGGFLVEEFDQIFSDLFMRKTAFYKQVVRALSTGAKEQEEICTALNIARHGRISEYLYELELAGFIAKDHTWDIKTGTDSRLRKYRLQDNYLRFYLKYIEKNLGKINRDTYSIGLLTSLPEWHTIIGLQFENLVLNNRKSIHNILRIDGIVSENPFFQRKTGAGCQIDYMIQTRFNTLYICEIKFSKNKIGHSIIQEVQKKIDTLKRPKGFSCRPVLIHVNGVSDDVIDSDYFSNIIDFGELLNCK